From the Anguilla anguilla isolate fAngAng1 chromosome 8, fAngAng1.pri, whole genome shotgun sequence genome, one window contains:
- the mllt11 gene encoding protein AF1q, which yields MLDTPNTQYDSFHFWRQPIPDLDLSELEGLGLMDGPPIKGGQVEKKQKGGQKGQDWVKSKEEVELSEYNSFNYWREPIASVDLLDFTLLL from the coding sequence ATGCTGGACACCCCGAACACCCAATATGATTCCTTCCACTTCTGGAGGCAGCCAATCCCGGATCTGGATCTGTCCGAGCTGGAGGGCCTGGGATTGATGGACGGGCCGCCAATCAAGGGTGGCCAGGTGGAGAAGAAACAGAAGGGCGGGCAGAAGGGCCAGGATTGGGTGAAGAGCAAGGAGGAGGTGGAGCTATCAGAGTACAACTCCTTCAACTACTGGAGAGAGCCAATCGCCAGTGTCGACTTGCTGGACTTCACCCTGCTGCTGTAa